A genomic segment from Roseibium algicola encodes:
- a CDS encoding NTP transferase domain-containing protein: MIFGPCPPEDAEGCILAHRTALPKRVLKKGRRLTGQDCAEIAAAGIDSLMVARIEPGDIGEDAAAEQLATAAAGAGLETDTAFTGRMNLYAATNGVLVVDADAVTAANRIDPAITFATLPNCSKVLAGRMVATAKIISFAVPEEQLGAAENALRGAVRVAGFSPRKVGLVATQLPHLKPSTMDKTRRVLEDRLLPSGSTVLNEHRVAHSREAVAEALRSLKEEGADFLILFGASAVVDRQDVLPAALDLAGGTVHHLGMPVDPGNLLMLGSLDGIPVLGAPGCARSPKENGFDWVLDRLLAGLEVHPDDITAMGVGGLLMEIGTRPQPREGKRKGEAARIAALILGAGKSSRMGGPNKLLATLDGKTLIRHAAEAAAGVGLSQTVLVTGHLAEEVGAQVEDLDVTLVHNPDFADGMAGSIRTGMNALAADTDAVIVLLGDMPRIGCDVLKRLIGTYRENDNSLIVTATADGKRGNPVLWDRRFFEALKSLSGDVGARHIIGENPGFVAEVEIGSAARLDLDTPDALRQAGGKLPEPKG, encoded by the coding sequence ATGATATTCGGCCCTTGTCCGCCGGAAGATGCCGAAGGCTGTATTCTCGCGCACCGGACAGCCCTGCCGAAGCGTGTGCTGAAAAAAGGCCGCCGCCTGACGGGACAAGACTGCGCCGAGATTGCCGCCGCCGGTATCGACAGCCTCATGGTTGCCCGAATAGAACCCGGCGACATCGGCGAGGATGCCGCGGCTGAGCAGCTCGCCACGGCTGCTGCAGGTGCGGGTCTTGAGACCGACACCGCCTTTACGGGGCGCATGAACCTCTATGCCGCCACCAACGGCGTCCTGGTGGTCGATGCGGATGCGGTTACCGCGGCCAACCGGATTGATCCGGCCATCACCTTCGCGACACTGCCGAACTGCAGCAAGGTTCTGGCCGGCCGTATGGTTGCAACCGCGAAGATCATTTCCTTTGCCGTTCCAGAAGAACAACTGGGAGCCGCCGAAAACGCTCTCAGGGGCGCAGTCCGTGTTGCCGGCTTCAGTCCGCGCAAGGTTGGCCTTGTCGCAACGCAACTGCCGCATCTCAAGCCTTCGACCATGGACAAGACCCGCCGCGTGCTGGAAGACAGGCTGTTGCCGAGCGGATCAACCGTCCTGAACGAGCACAGGGTCGCCCACAGCAGGGAGGCCGTCGCCGAAGCCTTGCGGTCGCTGAAGGAAGAAGGCGCTGATTTTCTGATCCTGTTCGGGGCTTCTGCCGTTGTCGACAGGCAGGACGTGCTGCCTGCGGCTCTGGATCTTGCCGGCGGGACGGTGCACCACCTGGGCATGCCGGTGGACCCCGGCAACCTGCTGATGCTCGGAAGTCTCGACGGCATTCCCGTGCTGGGCGCACCGGGCTGCGCCCGAAGCCCGAAGGAGAACGGTTTCGACTGGGTTCTGGACCGCCTGCTTGCGGGACTGGAAGTTCACCCTGACGACATTACCGCGATGGGTGTTGGAGGCCTCTTGATGGAAATCGGGACACGGCCGCAGCCCCGCGAAGGCAAACGCAAGGGCGAAGCTGCCAGGATCGCGGCGCTGATCCTTGGCGCAGGCAAGTCTTCCCGCATGGGCGGTCCGAACAAGCTGCTTGCGACGCTGGACGGCAAGACCCTGATCCGGCATGCCGCAGAAGCTGCCGCCGGCGTCGGTCTGTCACAGACCGTTCTGGTAACCGGGCATCTGGCTGAAGAAGTCGGCGCACAGGTCGAAGATCTGGACGTTACGCTGGTGCACAACCCGGATTTTGCAGACGGCATGGCCGGGTCCATCCGCACCGGCATGAATGCTCTCGCCGCAGATACCGATGCGGTGATCGTTCTTCTGGGCGACATGCCACGTATCGGCTGCGATGTTCTGAAGAGGCTGATCGGCACTTACCGCGAAAACGACAACAGTCTGATCGTCACCGCAACGGCGGATGGGAAACGGGGCAATCCGGTCTTGTGGGACCGGCGCTTCTTCGAAGCCCTGAAATCCTTGAGCGGCGACGTTGGAGCGCGTCACATCATTGGCGAAAACCCCGGGTTCGTGGCCGAAGTCGAGATCGGATCCGCCGCAAGACTGGATCTTGATACACCCGATGCGCTTCGGCAGGCTGGAGGCAAGTTGCCTGAGCCAAAAGGCTAA
- a CDS encoding PAS-domain containing protein, whose protein sequence is MTPVQGDSEQDRLDALATLQILNSERLPEYDDLVETLATIFDAPMAFISIVGKDDLWFKAKIGIDVDGTPRKGTFCDQAILSRELMVVPNALEDPRFRDTSLVAGPPYTRFYAGLPLCLDGTHILGTLCVVDTKPRRPSETQLRQLQRMGSIVLGLMKSHRAQSDTQSALRAAEEQQRLAMRKSDLLEEITAVSGVGGWEVDIDTDTVTWTEKTCEIHEVDDDFVPTVDMALSFYAPDCRRQISDAVIKSVKEGVAWDLELPFVTARGREIWVRTAGRPIIEDGRATRLIGAFQDITERKQSEQAVLHSEAVHRTTLESLSEGILLVNRAGQIQSFNPAAAALLGYTVGEMKGQKLQDLDLDIECEEDGHVSGCNPLQQAAVNPDKVCNVVANVTRRGTDQSVWLRLNAKSIGDDNAYGLDGVVLSLTDVTATKRQLIALQAIFDNLPGGLVYYDPDRRLAVCNKDFQRLLQLPQEFIDRKAPLLEVATYLAKRGDYGPGDPDKLLEERFRYFNDPKPHIYERVSPDGTHLEVRGIPLPSGGLITSFFDISERKRAENILRYSEAVQRTTLESLSEGILLLTHTGEIQSANPAAIDLLGVTGRELVGLNVTDIDFGLRCDLEDKGPCDAPLELAARDPGSLRDVIARLSPTNGRPRKWLRLSAMPIDDDQEFDLDGVVVSLTDITETKQQADTLQSIFDNFPGGIVHYDETLRLASSNQQFRDLLEYSDELIEDRPYLYDFFLFNARRGDYGPGDPEALALERYRKYDLKKSQVFERRAANGTYIETRSTPLPSGGLIHNFYDITDRKNLEEQLAANERLARHRSHELEAILANMRQGVSVFDARGRLSLWNRQYIEIFNKPEGDVYEGISLIELIQAEKDRGEFEGDVQEHVMDLMIRLSAGEVVRSKFKHPNGRIVSAVHAPLPAGGWIGTHEDVTSRELAAEKIQFAAHHDTLTGLANRTLFNAKLDEALNAASANGIAGDLMLLDLDKFKPVNDSFGHDVGDELLKTVAQRLRECVRSSDLVARLGGDEFGIILTGTGSGNASTAEIADRIVRKIGAPFAVQDHIISVGVSVGISPITGTELDPRPVIKRADMALYEVKHNGRNGFKFFEEEDVARFARA, encoded by the coding sequence ATGACCCCTGTGCAGGGAGACAGCGAACAGGACCGCCTGGACGCACTGGCGACCCTTCAGATTCTCAATTCTGAACGCCTGCCGGAATATGACGATCTCGTGGAGACCCTTGCCACGATCTTCGATGCCCCGATGGCCTTCATTTCCATCGTCGGTAAGGATGACCTCTGGTTCAAGGCCAAGATCGGCATAGACGTCGACGGCACTCCAAGAAAAGGCACTTTTTGCGATCAGGCAATCCTCTCGCGCGAGTTGATGGTCGTTCCCAACGCCCTTGAAGACCCCCGCTTCCGCGATACGAGCCTCGTTGCCGGTCCACCCTACACACGCTTTTATGCAGGTTTGCCGTTGTGCCTGGATGGCACGCACATCCTTGGGACACTCTGCGTCGTCGACACCAAACCACGGCGGCCAAGCGAAACACAGCTCCGCCAACTGCAGCGTATGGGATCGATCGTCCTCGGTCTGATGAAGTCTCATCGCGCCCAGAGTGATACGCAATCTGCCCTTCGGGCGGCCGAAGAACAGCAACGGCTTGCGATGCGCAAGAGCGATCTGCTGGAAGAGATCACGGCCGTTTCCGGTGTTGGCGGCTGGGAAGTGGATATTGATACCGACACGGTAACCTGGACGGAAAAAACCTGCGAAATCCATGAAGTGGATGACGACTTCGTTCCAACTGTCGATATGGCGCTTTCCTTCTACGCACCGGATTGCCGTCGCCAGATATCGGATGCCGTCATCAAAAGTGTCAAGGAAGGCGTTGCCTGGGATCTTGAACTCCCGTTCGTGACCGCCAGGGGGCGTGAGATCTGGGTTCGCACCGCGGGCAGGCCCATCATCGAAGATGGTCGCGCGACCCGTTTGATCGGTGCCTTCCAGGACATTACCGAACGCAAGCAATCCGAACAGGCCGTGCTTCATTCCGAAGCGGTCCATCGCACCACCCTGGAATCCCTAAGCGAAGGGATTCTCCTCGTCAACAGAGCCGGACAGATCCAGTCCTTCAATCCTGCAGCAGCTGCATTGCTCGGCTACACCGTCGGGGAAATGAAAGGTCAAAAGCTTCAGGATCTCGACCTCGATATCGAATGCGAAGAAGACGGCCACGTTTCCGGCTGCAATCCCCTGCAACAGGCAGCGGTCAATCCGGACAAGGTTTGTAACGTCGTTGCAAACGTGACCCGTCGGGGGACCGACCAGTCCGTCTGGCTGCGGCTGAATGCGAAATCGATTGGCGACGACAATGCGTATGGCCTCGACGGCGTTGTCCTTTCCCTGACCGACGTCACCGCGACCAAGCGGCAGCTCATCGCTCTGCAAGCCATTTTCGACAACCTGCCGGGTGGCCTCGTCTATTATGATCCCGACAGACGGCTTGCGGTCTGCAACAAGGATTTTCAGCGCCTTCTGCAACTGCCGCAGGAATTTATTGATCGCAAGGCGCCGTTGCTGGAGGTGGCGACATATCTGGCAAAGCGAGGAGACTACGGTCCGGGAGACCCGGACAAGCTTCTGGAAGAACGGTTCAGGTATTTCAATGATCCCAAACCGCATATTTACGAGCGCGTCAGCCCCGATGGGACACATCTGGAAGTCCGTGGTATCCCTCTGCCGAGCGGGGGCCTTATCACCAGTTTCTTTGATATTTCGGAGCGCAAACGGGCAGAGAACATCTTGCGGTATTCCGAGGCCGTCCAAAGGACAACGCTCGAGTCTCTCAGCGAAGGTATTCTTCTGCTGACACATACCGGCGAGATCCAGTCAGCCAATCCTGCTGCGATCGACCTCTTGGGCGTGACCGGCAGGGAGCTGGTCGGGTTGAACGTAACCGACATTGATTTTGGCCTTCGCTGTGATCTTGAAGACAAGGGTCCGTGCGATGCACCGCTAGAGCTTGCTGCGCGTGACCCGGGATCACTGAGGGACGTCATCGCCCGTCTCTCCCCCACCAACGGGCGGCCTAGGAAGTGGCTTCGCCTGAGCGCCATGCCAATCGACGACGATCAGGAGTTCGATCTGGACGGTGTCGTCGTCTCCCTGACGGACATTACCGAGACCAAGCAGCAGGCCGACACGCTGCAAAGCATCTTCGACAACTTTCCGGGCGGGATCGTTCACTACGATGAAACGCTCCGGCTCGCGTCGAGCAATCAGCAGTTCCGCGACCTTCTCGAATATTCTGATGAGTTGATTGAAGATCGGCCTTATCTTTACGACTTCTTTCTCTTCAACGCTCGAAGAGGTGACTACGGCCCCGGCGACCCAGAGGCTCTCGCTCTGGAACGGTATCGGAAGTACGACCTGAAAAAATCACAGGTGTTCGAACGGCGTGCCGCGAACGGCACCTATATCGAAACCCGGAGCACGCCACTGCCGTCAGGTGGTCTCATCCATAATTTTTACGACATCACCGACCGCAAGAACCTGGAAGAACAACTTGCCGCGAACGAACGGTTGGCACGGCATCGCTCGCACGAACTCGAAGCCATTCTCGCCAATATGCGCCAGGGTGTCAGCGTCTTCGACGCGCGTGGCCGGCTGTCATTGTGGAACCGGCAGTACATCGAAATCTTCAACAAACCTGAGGGCGATGTTTACGAGGGTATCAGCCTCATCGAATTGATCCAGGCCGAGAAGGATCGCGGCGAATTCGAAGGCGACGTTCAGGAACACGTCATGGATCTGATGATCCGCTTATCGGCAGGCGAAGTGGTCCGTTCCAAGTTCAAACATCCCAACGGCAGGATTGTCAGCGCGGTCCATGCGCCCTTGCCGGCGGGCGGCTGGATCGGTACGCATGAAGATGTAACGTCCCGTGAACTGGCGGCTGAAAAGATCCAGTTTGCCGCTCACCATGACACCTTGACCGGGCTCGCCAACCGAACGCTATTCAATGCAAAGCTGGACGAAGCCCTGAATGCGGCATCGGCCAATGGCATTGCAGGCGACCTGATGCTGCTTGATCTCGACAAGTTCAAACCGGTGAATGACAGCTTCGGTCACGATGTCGGTGACGAACTTCTTAAAACAGTCGCACAGCGACTGCGCGAGTGTGTCCGGTCCTCAGATCTGGTCGCTCGTCTCGGCGGCGACGAATTCGGGATCATCCTAACCGGAACCGGTTCCGGCAACGCCAGTACGGCCGAGATCGCCGATCGTATCGTCCGCAAGATCGGGGCACCGTTCGCTGTCCAGGATCACATTATTTCGGTTGGCGTCAGCGTCGGAATTTCTCCGATAACGGGCACGGAACTGGATCCTCGTCCAGTGATAAAGCGCGCCGATATGGCGCTTTACGAGGTCAAGCATAACGGGCGTAACGGGTTCAAGTTCTTCGAAGAGGAAGACGTCGCTCGGTTTGCTCGCGCCTGA
- a CDS encoding LysE family translocator, giving the protein MTTETLLAFVAATALFAYMPGPALLYTAAQTIARGQRAGFMAAAGIHLGCYVHVFAAAFGLSAIFSVVPTLYFALKLVGGLYLIFLGIQMIRTRVVAGPTPNLPQKSEKRAFADSVLVEVLNPKVAIFFIAFLPQFVTPDASLPIWAQFLILGTFVNFAFTSADIVTVLFASQVKKRLTRTSRFQSLTRWLGGSLLVGLGLKLATDRA; this is encoded by the coding sequence ATGACCACGGAAACCCTGCTTGCCTTCGTCGCCGCTACGGCTCTTTTTGCCTATATGCCTGGCCCGGCCCTGCTTTATACCGCCGCACAGACGATCGCCCGCGGACAGCGGGCCGGTTTCATGGCTGCCGCGGGTATTCACCTGGGCTGTTATGTGCATGTCTTTGCCGCAGCCTTTGGCCTGTCGGCGATCTTCAGTGTCGTGCCGACACTCTATTTTGCGCTGAAGCTGGTTGGCGGGCTTTACCTGATCTTTCTCGGCATCCAGATGATCCGGACCCGCGTAGTGGCCGGACCGACACCCAATTTGCCCCAAAAATCCGAAAAGCGAGCCTTTGCAGACAGCGTGCTGGTGGAGGTTCTCAATCCCAAGGTCGCCATCTTCTTCATCGCTTTCCTGCCCCAGTTCGTCACCCCTGACGCAAGCCTGCCGATCTGGGCGCAGTTCCTGATCCTGGGAACGTTCGTCAACTTCGCTTTCACCTCGGCAGATATCGTCACCGTTCTTTTTGCAAGCCAAGTGAAAAAGCGGCTGACCAGGACATCGAGGTTCCAGAGCCTCACACGCTGGCTCGGAGGATCGCTTCTGGTGGGACTTGGACTGAAACTGGCAACGGACCGCGCATAG
- a CDS encoding phosphoenolpyruvate carboxykinase, whose translation MQEVGVRNPSIGCETFGFKGLKALYWNQNEPALYEYSLSRGEAQLAAGGAIVAETGVHTGRSPKDKFVVLDDETRDTVWWDNNSQMSKANFDLLLSDFLAHAEGMELFAQDLYGGADKTHRLPVRVYTEYAWHSLFIRNLLLRPETSELEGFAPDMTIIDLPSFKADPERYGCRTETVIACDLTRKIVLIGGTSYAGEMKKSVFTMLNHLLPAKGVMSMHCSANLGDAGDTAVFFGLSGTGKTTLSADPSRTLIGDDEHGWGESGVFNFEGGCYAKTIKLSEEAEPEIYSTTQRFGTVLENVVLDENRVPDFDDGSKTENTRAAYPIHFISNASDTGCAPMPKTIIMLTADAFGVMPPIARLTPAQAMYHFLSGYTAKVAGTEKGVTEPQATFSTCFGAPFLPRHPSEYGNLLKDLIAKHNVDCWLVNTGWTGGAYGTGQRMPIKATRTLLTSALNGSLKDAEFRTDANFGFDVPVSVEGVDDTILTPRETWTDKDAYDVQAAKLVQMFVKNFATFEAHVDGAVLNAAPAVRMAAE comes from the coding sequence ATGCAAGAAGTAGGTGTCAGGAATCCCTCAATTGGTTGCGAAACTTTCGGCTTCAAAGGCCTGAAAGCGCTCTATTGGAACCAGAACGAGCCTGCTCTTTATGAATATTCCCTCTCCCGCGGCGAAGCGCAGCTAGCTGCCGGCGGCGCGATTGTTGCTGAAACCGGTGTTCACACCGGCCGTTCGCCGAAAGACAAGTTCGTGGTTCTGGACGACGAGACCCGCGACACAGTGTGGTGGGACAACAACTCCCAGATGTCGAAAGCCAATTTCGACCTGCTGCTGTCCGATTTCCTTGCCCACGCCGAGGGCATGGAGCTGTTCGCACAGGACCTTTACGGCGGCGCTGACAAGACCCATCGCCTGCCGGTGCGCGTCTATACGGAATATGCCTGGCATTCGCTGTTCATCCGCAACCTCCTTCTAAGGCCCGAGACTTCCGAGCTGGAAGGCTTTGCGCCGGATATGACAATCATCGATCTGCCAAGCTTCAAGGCGGATCCGGAACGCTACGGCTGCCGGACAGAAACCGTGATCGCCTGCGACCTGACCCGCAAGATCGTTCTGATCGGCGGAACCTCCTATGCAGGCGAAATGAAGAAGTCCGTCTTCACCATGCTGAACCACCTGCTGCCGGCAAAGGGCGTCATGTCCATGCACTGCTCGGCGAACTTGGGTGATGCAGGCGATACCGCAGTGTTCTTTGGCCTCTCCGGCACCGGCAAGACCACGCTCTCCGCCGATCCGTCCCGCACGCTGATCGGCGACGACGAGCACGGCTGGGGTGAAAGCGGCGTCTTCAACTTCGAAGGCGGCTGCTACGCCAAGACCATCAAGCTTTCCGAGGAAGCCGAGCCGGAGATCTACTCCACCACCCAGCGCTTCGGCACGGTTCTGGAAAATGTGGTTCTGGACGAGAACCGGGTGCCGGATTTCGACGACGGTTCGAAAACCGAAAACACCCGCGCGGCCTACCCGATCCACTTCATCTCCAATGCCAGCGACACCGGCTGCGCACCGATGCCGAAGACCATCATCATGCTAACGGCCGATGCCTTCGGCGTCATGCCGCCGATCGCGCGTCTGACACCGGCGCAGGCGATGTATCACTTCCTGTCCGGGTACACCGCCAAGGTGGCCGGCACGGAAAAGGGTGTTACCGAGCCGCAGGCAACCTTCTCGACCTGCTTCGGTGCGCCGTTCCTGCCGCGGCATCCGTCCGAATACGGCAACCTGTTGAAGGACCTCATTGCCAAGCACAATGTGGATTGCTGGCTGGTCAACACCGGCTGGACCGGCGGTGCATATGGCACCGGGCAGCGCATGCCGATCAAGGCAACCCGCACGCTGCTCACTTCCGCACTGAACGGCAGCCTGAAGGACGCCGAGTTCCGCACCGATGCGAACTTCGGCTTCGATGTGCCGGTTTCCGTCGAAGGTGTCGACGATACGATCCTGACCCCGCGCGAAACCTGGACGGACAAGGATGCCTATGACGTTCAGGCCGCCAAGCTGGTGCAAATGTTCGTCAAGAACTTCGCGACCTTTGAAGCCCATGTCGACGGTGCCGTGCTGAATGCCGCTCCCGCCGTGCGTATGGCTGCCGAATAA
- a CDS encoding XdhC family protein → MDFSLLSDLNKDRAARRAAILVTDMVDGQQRLVRKSDDFSGDPLAEELARRFRSGKSGMITAESGEVFLNVSLPAPRLVIIGAVHISQALVPMAEIAGLDVTVIDPRTAFATEDRFPGSTLKADWPEEVLKDAPLDAFTAVAAVTHDPKIDDYPLMEALKTGCFYVGALGSRKTHGKRLERFTEAGLAPELFDRIDAPIGLDIGAASPEEIAVAVLGAIIKALRTAPGAAA, encoded by the coding sequence ATGGACTTTTCCCTGCTAAGTGACCTCAACAAGGACCGTGCCGCGCGCCGTGCGGCGATCCTGGTGACCGACATGGTGGACGGGCAGCAACGCCTCGTCCGCAAATCCGACGATTTTTCCGGCGATCCCCTGGCTGAGGAACTTGCAAGGCGTTTCCGCTCAGGTAAATCCGGCATGATCACCGCAGAAAGTGGCGAAGTCTTCCTGAACGTATCCTTGCCTGCGCCGCGCCTGGTCATCATCGGCGCAGTGCACATCAGCCAGGCGCTTGTTCCGATGGCGGAGATTGCGGGGCTTGATGTGACCGTCATTGATCCGCGCACGGCCTTTGCCACCGAAGACCGCTTTCCCGGAAGCACACTCAAGGCGGACTGGCCCGAAGAGGTCTTGAAGGATGCGCCCCTTGATGCCTTCACGGCCGTTGCCGCTGTCACTCATGATCCGAAGATCGACGACTACCCCCTGATGGAAGCGCTGAAGACCGGATGTTTCTATGTCGGGGCGCTCGGCAGCCGCAAGACCCACGGCAAGCGTCTGGAACGCTTTACCGAAGCCGGCCTGGCACCTGAGCTGTTTGACCGGATCGATGCTCCGATCGGTCTCGATATCGGAGCAGCTTCACCGGAGGAAATTGCGGTGGCCGTGCTGGGCGCCATCATCAAGGCGTTGCGGACCGCTCCGGGAGCTGCCGCATGA
- a CDS encoding XdhC family protein, translated as MTATETTSIPDVLKTAESWRGAGRSVALATVVETWGSAPRPVGSHLVIDAEGNFEGSVSGGCVEGAVVSEAIDVIETGKPTTLEFGVADETAWRVGLSCGGRIRVYVEPVT; from the coding sequence ATGACGGCCACAGAGACGACTTCCATTCCCGACGTTTTGAAGACAGCCGAAAGCTGGCGCGGTGCGGGACGTTCCGTTGCACTGGCGACCGTGGTCGAGACCTGGGGTTCCGCGCCACGTCCGGTCGGGTCCCATCTGGTCATTGATGCTGAGGGCAACTTCGAAGGCTCCGTCTCCGGCGGTTGTGTCGAAGGGGCGGTGGTGTCCGAGGCAATCGACGTCATCGAGACCGGCAAACCGACCACGCTGGAATTTGGCGTTGCAGATGAGACAGCCTGGCGTGTCGGTCTTTCGTGCGGCGGCCGCATTCGCGTCTACGTCGAACCCGTCACCTGA
- a CDS encoding F0F1 ATP synthase subunit epsilon — MAELFQFELVSPERQLLSEQVAEVVVPGAEGEFGVLKNHAPFISTILPGILKVRSSENGGWDEYFVRGGFADVAAGGLTVLAEQAVPVGEISREQLDQAIQDAQEDVSDAKDDASRQKAEMTLAQLKDVAEALTKA, encoded by the coding sequence ATGGCTGAACTTTTCCAGTTTGAGTTGGTCTCGCCGGAGCGCCAGCTCCTCTCCGAACAGGTCGCAGAGGTCGTTGTACCGGGCGCCGAAGGCGAGTTTGGCGTTCTGAAGAACCATGCCCCGTTCATCTCCACCATCCTGCCGGGCATCCTGAAGGTGCGCAGCAGCGAAAATGGTGGCTGGGACGAATATTTCGTCCGCGGTGGTTTTGCCGATGTTGCAGCAGGCGGTCTCACCGTTCTGGCCGAACAGGCCGTTCCGGTTGGCGAGATCAGCCGTGAGCAGCTCGACCAGGCAATCCAGGATGCGCAGGAAGATGTTTCCGACGCCAAGGACGATGCCTCGCGGCAGAAAGCCGAAATGACACTGGCTCAGCTCAAGGACGTCGCAGAAGCCCTCACCAAGGCCTGA